From Mytilus edulis chromosome 8, xbMytEdul2.2, whole genome shotgun sequence, one genomic window encodes:
- the LOC139486349 gene encoding tetranectin-like isoform X2 — protein sequence MVLANQASSTSCYSDSDTTLRSWNAALLDCTMTPGAYLWRPNTEAEADAVRNKYSIPNNVPVWTGANDLAVADTFTFAIENSPLNVATPPFGTGALAPGPNTDCVQILFNDPNFEWSNVACATDLRYICELPRRVCP from the exons ATGGTCTTGGCAAACCAAGCAAGTAGTACAAGCTGTTATTCTGATAGTGATACTACTCTTCGATCGTGGAATGCAGCTCTG TTGGATTGTACCATGACACCGGGTGCCTACCTGTGGAGACCAAATACTGAAGCAGAAGCCGATGCTGTTAGAAATAAATATAGCATTC CCAATAATGTACCTGTATGGACCGGTGCAAATGATTTAGCCGTGGCTGATACCTTCACATTTGCCATAGAAAATAGTCCATTAAATGTAGCTACTCCTCCATTTGGAACag GTGCACTTGCTCCTGGACCAAATACTGACTGTGTGCAAATACTATTCAACGACCCCAACTTTGAGTGGTCTAACGTGGCATGTGCCACCGATCTTCGCTACATATGCGAGTTACCACGA AGAGTTTGTCCATAG